A stretch of Elephas maximus indicus isolate mEleMax1 chromosome 20, mEleMax1 primary haplotype, whole genome shotgun sequence DNA encodes these proteins:
- the LOC126063800 gene encoding olfactory receptor 5D13-like: MASNNHHHKNDWNQENQSAGAIFMLLGFSEYPELQMPLFMVFLTIYTVTVVGNLGMIVIIRINPKLHTLMYFFLSHLSFVDFCYSSVVTPKLLENLVVEDRTISFTGCIMQFFLACIFVVTETFMLAAMAYDRFVAVCNPLLYKVAMSLKFCFLLVTASYAWGIVCSLTFTYFLLTLSFCETNFINNFLCEHAVIVALSCSDPYISQMIILVSATFNEINTLMIILTPYIFIFITIMKMPSTGRGHKAISTCASHLTTITIFHGTILFLYCALNSKGSWLMVKVASVFYTVVIPMLNPLIYNLRNKDVKEAVRKLVQSYPVTNCKVCKDVFVHFQRM, from the exons GAACCAAGAAAATCAGAGTGCTGGAGCCATATTCATGCTCTTGGGCTTCTCAGAATATCCGGAACTCCAGa tGCCCCTCTTCATGGTCTTCCTGACCATCTACACAGTCACTGTTGTAGGGAACCTGGGCATGATTGTGATCATCAGGATCAACCCCAAACTCCACACCctcatgtactttttcctcagccactTGTCCTTCGTTGATTTCTGTTACTCTTCAGTAGTTACACCCAAACTATTAGAAAACTTGGTTGTGGAAGACAGAACCATCTCCTTCACAGGGTGCATCATGCAATTCTTCTTGGCTTGCATATTTGTGGTGACTGAAACATTCATGTTGGCAGCAATGGCTTATGATCGATTTGTAGCAGTTTGTAACCCCTTGCTCTATAAGGTTGCAATGTCCCTGAAGTTTTGTTTCCTGTTAGTGACTGCCTCATATGCTTGGGGTATAGTCTGTTCCTTGACATTTACCTACTTTCTGTTGACATTATCCTTCTGTGAGACCAACTTCATAAACAACTTTCTCTGTGAACATGCTGTCATTGTTGCTCTGTCCTGCTCTGACCCTTACATTAGTCAGATGATCATTTTAGTGTCAGCCACATTCAATGAAATAAACACCCTCATGATCATTCTTACaccttatattttcatttttatcactATCATGAAGATGCCTTCAACTGGGAGGGGCCACAAAGCCATctccacctgtgcctcccacctaACTACCATTACCATCTTCCATGGAACCATCCTTTTTCTCTACTGTGCGCTTAATTCCAAGGGTTCATGGCTCATGGTCAAGGTGGCCTCTGTGTTTTACACAGTGGTcatccccatgctgaaccccctgATCTACAACCTCAGGAACAAAGACGTGAAGGAGGCAGTAAGGAAGTTAGTACAAAGTTACCCTGTCACAAACTGCAAAGTCTGTAAagatgtatttgttcattttcagagaatgtag